In Trichoderma atroviride chromosome 2, complete sequence, one DNA window encodes the following:
- a CDS encoding uncharacterized protein (EggNog:ENOG41~TransMembrane:1 (i16-39o)): MSWTSRLLSFSRDERVILLTISLATFGLVSSMITALTFIRDDNEIPPSEPKTQYITQDTEDSLQLDTLEKLLDHPNFSIKEIAIKILCDRAANDPEVIKYIWFGITRPEYEERMNSLRTLAVLTSQTGNEGLARLHDERAYSALVRCMELCMESTDLPIVTDIHWDEYYLRDMGERFCLMFLTELINKYGATMLVKAKFVEKWLSKQDWGSTGEERRRNFKDYTDLRNNRITDIINRIKHSRRGLRALEKAGLIDKESSRRRMRELPDLLMEVEEEIVGEQAGEQQSRRTREHSAEEQRLRRQHREAMVLNDGTRPLGREDIIERDASPS; the protein is encoded by the exons ATGAGCTGGACAAGCCGCCTACTATCGTTTTCACGCGATGAGCGAGTAATTTTATTGACCATCAGCCTGGCCACGTTTGGCTTGGTTAGCTCGATGATCACAGCTCTCACCTTCATCCGAGACGACAATGAAATCCCGCCTTCGGAGCCCAAGACCCAGTACATCACGCAGGATACGGAAGATTCGCTTCAGCTAGATACGCTAGAAAAGCTCTTGGACCATCCCAATTTTTCAATAAAGGAAATTGCCATCAAGATACTTTGCGATAGAGCTGCCAACGACCCTGAAGTGATTAAGTATATCTGGTTCGGCATCACTCGTCCTGAATATGAAGAGCGCATGAACTCTCTCAGAACACTGGCTGTGTTAACGAGCCAAACTG GTAACGAGGGATTGGCAAGACTGCATGATGAGAGGGCATATTCAGCCTTGGTGAGGTGCATGGAGCTGTGCATGGAAAGCACCGACCTCCCGATTGTTACTGATATCCACTGGGATGAATACTACCTGCGTGATATGGGCGAGAGATTCTGCCTCATGTTTCTAACAGAGCTGATCAACAAATACGGGGCGACCATGCTTGTCAAAGCTAAATTTGTCGAGAAGTGGCTTTCAAAGCAAGATTGGGGGAGCACTGGAGAGGAAAGACGGCGCAACTTTAAAGACTACACAGATCTTCGGAACAACAGAATAACGGACATTATTAATCGCATCAAGCACTCCCGGCGTGGACTACGTGCCTTGGAAAAAGCCGGGTTGATCGACAAGGAAAGCTCTCGACGGCGAATGAGGGAGCTTCCTGACCTTCTCAtggaagtggaagaggaAATAGTGGGAGAGCAGGCAGGAGAGCAGCAAAGTCGACGGACTAGGGAACATTCCGCCGAGGAACAGAGACTTCGACGCCAGCATCGCGAGGCTATGGTTTTGAATGACGGAACACGGCCCCTGGGACGGGAGGATATAATCGAACGAGATGCATCTCCGTCGTGA
- a CDS encoding uncharacterized protein (EggNog:ENOG41): MSFSTTATSTAVKPARSNFSRSLRRPSNVSSPDLGALYAAQPKLLRKSSLAALTPSSLASIPDGSESYAIDSVLNEISENTIPEEDPATPPAMELSVGDSVNVPGGMVGTVRFVGTVQGKKGTFVGVELDSEFAARGEEQRRR, from the coding sequence ATGTCCTTTTCCACGACTGCCACTTCCACTGCTGTCAAGCCGGCCAGGTCCAACTTCTCGCGCTCGCTGCGCCGGCCATCCAACGTTTCGTCACCCGACCTGGGAGCGCTCTACGCCGCCCAgccgaagctgctgcgcaaGTCATCGCTCGCGGCCCTGACTccgagctccttggccagcatccCCGATGGGAGCGAGAGCTACGCCATCGACTCCGTTCTGAACGAGATTTCCGAAAACACCATTCCCGAGGAAGATCCTGCGACGCCGCCCGCCATGGAACTGTCCGTCGGCGACTCTGTCAACGTGCCAGGAGGCATGGTCGGTACCGTCCGCTTTGTCGGCACCGTCCAGGGCAAGAAGGGCACCTTTGTCGGGGTCGAGCTGGATTCGGAGTTTGCGGCGAGGGGGGAAGAACAACGGCGACGTTGA
- a CDS encoding uncharacterized protein (BUSCO:EOG092D1R2W), whose product MAGSQLKRLKASLRDQGITGPQKSKKQRRKLAQDDTARNDKRLQRGVVLEGIREQFNPFDLKHAARGPKFEVTTNKPKTSNAAVKGRPGLAKAASEEKRKQTLLVDMQRRNKVGGILDRRFGENDPTMTPEEKMLERFAREKQKTHNKRSAFDLEDDEPMDGLTHMGRSLEFGEEEELVDDFQEDDLEGDEDSDGDTREKRLKRLRAIIAAGEEEGGEDGEPERKKTKKEVMEEVIAKSKLHKYERQAAKDDDDDLRMELDKELPGIRKLLWSSLNGGKHQENAPLSTIAGVDRDAFDRNFDIQVKKLSQDKKAQPSNRTKTDEEKAEEESNRLKKLEDKRQKRMMGEEVSDSDEDEDDKKKGNAGGRQEDDEDDDDDDDGFGLGHGIKTRPTATDLGFDDEDDFVIDDDLVASGSDLELVESDDEFDEEEEEDDSDSANQAQVDEDDDDEFTKGLLNESETKDPIFQANFSSKEQSDENGLPFTFPCPQSCAEFVSIIKDYEHANLPKIIQRIRALYHPKLDSKNKERLANFSAALVDFVALPWNSATSPPFSVLESLIRHIHSLAKMFPVEIAKQFRQHLEEISQSRPIALLPSDLIVLTAIGTIFPTSDHFHQIVTPAMLTIGRYIGQRVPRELSDYAIGTYLSILSLQYQQLSERYVPEVINFALNTICSLSPIAPSKSLGNFPIHEPSAGNRIQKAKKVGLRRLNFSDCLAENSQEGGNALKLALLGTTIQVLDAAADLWTGKPAFLETFSQVVEVLGHVNSKPSREHLPAAASEKVERLEEKLKRMSRVSQLSRRPLELHHHKPLSIKTYIPKFEDTYDPDKHYDPDRERAEMAKLKKEHKKERKGAMRELRKDANFMARENLRVKKAKDEAYEKKYKRLVAEIQNEEGREANNYEREQKARKRANARK is encoded by the exons ATGGCCGGTTCCCAGCTCAAGCGCCTAAAGGCGTCACTGAGAGATCAAGGAATCACTGGCCCACAAAAGTCCAAGAAGCAACGGCGAAAGTTGGCTCAAGATGACACGGCTCGAAACGACAAGCGCTTGCAGAGAGGTGTTGTCTTGGAGGGAATCCGAGAGCAATTCAACCCCTTCGACCTCAAGCATGCCGCGCGCGGACCCAAATTTGAGGTGACAACCAATAAACCAAAGACTTCAAATGCCGCTGTCAAGGGGCGACCTGGTctggccaaggccgccaGCGAGGAAAAG CGCAAACAAACTCTTCTTGTAGATATGCAGCGTCGCAATAAGGTCGGAGGCATCCTCGATCGACGATTCGGCGAGAACGACCCGACAATGACTCCTGAGGAGAAAATGTTGGAACGATTTGCTCgtgagaagcagaagacgcACAACAAGAGGTCTGCTTTTGATTTGGAGGATGACGAACCTATGGATGGCTTGACACATATGGGAAGGTCACTTGAATttggcgaagaggaggaactgGTGGATGACTTTCAAGAAGACGACCTTGAAGGTGACGAGGACAGCGATGGAGACACCCGGGAGAAGCGACTCAAGCGACTACGCGCCATCATCGCAgctggcgaggaagagggcgGTGAGGATGGTGAGCCAGAGcgcaagaagacgaagaaggagGTCATGGAAGAGGTTATCGCCAAGTCAAAACTCCACAAATACGAGCGACAGGCGGCTaaagacgatgacgacgaccttCGGATGGAGCTTGACAAGGAGCTTCCTGGTATCCGAAAACTACTGTGGTCTAGCCTCAACGGTGGAAAGCATCAGGAGAATGCACCTCTATCCACTATAGCAGGCGTCGATCGGGATGCCTTTGACAGGAATTTCGATATACAAGTCAAGAAACTTTCCCAGGATAAGAAGGCGCAGCCGTCCAATCGTACCAAAACAGACGAGGAAAAGGCGGAAGAAGAATCCAACCGGTTGAAAAAGCTTGAAGACAAACGCCAAAAGCGAAtgatgggagaagaggtGTCAGAtagcgatgaagatgaagacgacaagaagaaaggcaaTGCGGGCGGCAGACaggaagacgatgaagacgacgacgacgatgatgatgggtTTGGACTGGGACACGGTATCAAAACCAGACCAACGGCAACTGATTTGGGcttcgacgacgaagatgacttTGTCATCGACGACGACTTGGTGGCTAGCGGATCTGATCTGGAACTCGTGGAAAGCGACGATGAAttcgacgaggaggaagaagaggacgataGCGACTCGGCAAACCAAGCTCaagttgatgaagacgacgatgatgaattCACAAAAGGGCTTCTCAACGAATCAGAAACCAAAGACCCTATATTCCAAGCAAACTTCTCTTCCAAGGAGCAGAGCGATGAAAACGGATTGCCATTCACATTTCCTTGCCCTCAGTCATGCGCCGAATTTgtttccatcatcaaagatTATGAACATGCGAATTTGCCCAAGATTATCCAACGAATTCGTGCGTTGTATCATCCCAAGTTGGACAGCAAGAATAAAGAGAGATTGGCAAATTTCTCTGCAGCTCTGGTGGATTTTGTGGCCCTTCCTTGGAATTCGGCGACATCACCGCCTTTCTCTGTCCTAGAAAGCCTCATTCGTCACATTCACTCTCTTGCCAAGATGTTTCCAGTTGAAATTGCCAAGCAGTTCCGTCAACATCTTGAAGAAATCAGCCAGTCTCGGCCCATTGCGCTGCTGCCTTCGGATTTGATAGTGCTCACAGCCATTGGAACTATATTCCCAACGTCTGATCACTTCCATCAGATTGTGACCCCAGCAATGTTGACAATTGGCCGGTATATCGGCCAAAGGGTGCCTCGAGAGCTGTCAGATTATGCAATCGGAACATACTTGTCCATTCTGAGTCTGCAGTATCAACAACTATCTGAACGATACGTCCCCGAGGTGATCAATTTTGCCTTGAACACTATCTGCTCGCTCTCACCAATAGCCCCATCAAAATCATTGGGTAACTTCCCGATACACGAGCCTTCAGCAGGCAATCGAATCCaaaaggcgaagaaggtTGGATTAAGGCGTCTCAACTTCTCCGATTGCCTTGCTGAGAACTCTCAAGAGGGTGGCAACGCTCTGAAGCTTGCTCTGCTAGGTACAACTATTCAAGTGCTTGACGCAGCCGCAGATTTGTGGACGGGAAAGCCCGCATTTCTAGAGACATTCAGCCAGGTTGTTGAGGTCTTGGGTCATGTTAACAGCAAGCCATCACGGGAGCACCTCCCAGCGGCTGCCAGCGAGAAGGTAGAGAGATTAGAAGAGAAGCTCAAGCGAATGTCTAGAGTCTCGCAGCTGTCACGCCGGCCTCTGGAGCTCCACCATCACAAGCCCCTCTCGATCAAGACTTATATACCCAAGTTCGAGGACACATACGATCCCGACAAACACTACGACCCCGACCGCGAAAGggccgagatggccaagctcaagaaggAGCACAAAAAGGAGCGCAAGGGCGCCATGCGAGAGCTGCGAAAGGACGCCAACTTTATGGCGAGAGAGAACCTTCGCgtcaagaaggccaaggacgaggcCTACGAGAAGAAGTACAAGAGGCTCGTCGCCGAGATTCAAAACGAGGAGGGACGAGAGGCGAACAATTACGAGAGGGAGCAAAAAGCACGGAAGCGAGCGAATGCTCGCAAGTAG